From the Paenibacillus sp. MMS20-IR301 genome, the window ATGCTGCTGGACAGAATAGACCGCCTGAATCAGGATGATACGATTTCGCAAAGCGAAAAGACGGAGATCTACCGTGAAGTGATTCCGGAGCGGACCAATGATTTTATTCTGAATTTTGTTGCAGTGAGCAGTAAGGCAGGAACGTATTCAGAGCATCTGCTGGATGAAATGCAATCGGTAATCAAGGACCAGGCCTATGTAATTCCGGAAGAAATCTATATTAAAATTCCGCGGCTGACCTCCCAGGACATCATTGAGATGAAGCCGGTTGCCCGGGAAATTGTCATCAAGCTGATGAATGATCAGATTGTGGATGCCCAGACCGCACGCGCCAAGGTGGCGGAGCAGGTCAGTATCAGCTCGCTGAACCAGCGTACAGCCCGTGAGGTGGTACAGGAACTGGTGCGGCTGGTTATTACCGCTAATAAGTTCTATGACGAGGAAGCAACCAAGGAAGCCAAAGTGCTCGCCCGGCAAAATACCCCGGATGTGTTCATTGAGCAGGGGGATGTGCTCGTCGCCAAAAATCAGGAGATAACCCCGGAGCTTTACAAGCTTTTGGATGAGAACGGCCTTTTGAGCAAAGAGGTCAATTACTGGCCGCAATTCGGGCTGCTGCTGCTGTCCGCGCTGCTGTCCTTTGGTCTGATGACCTTCATCCGTTATAACGGCGGAGCCTCCGGATTCAAGTATAATAACTCCCAGCTGCTCATGCTGGTGCTGGTATTTGTAATCACTATTATCACGATGAAGCTGGCTGCGTTCCTGCAGACGGATGTCCGTACTTATATCGGTTATCTGGCTCCGGTAGCTATAGGCGCTATGCTGATTTCCATGCTGCTGGATATGACTTTGGCGTACTTCTGTTCGATCCTGTTCAGTATTCTGGCCAGCATTATTCTGAATGTGCAGCAGAATACCGTCTTTGATTTCACCTTCGGGTACTTTGCACTTGTTGTCAGCTATGTCGCCATCTTCGCTACCCACCGGGCAGGCCAGCGCGGTACACTGCTCAAGGGCGGAATTATGGTTTCGCTATTCGGCTGCCTGACTGTAGCCATCCTGACCATGCTGGGCGGAGGGGTATGGAATGAGACCAATACGCTGTATGCACTGGGCTTCTCTTTTGCCGGCGGCCTGCTGACTGCAGTGCTTGTAATTGGCCTTATGCCGTTCTTCGAGGCTACCTTCGGCATTCTGTCTGCGCTGAAGCTCGTTGAATTGTCGAACCCGAACCATCCGCTGCTGCGCAAGCTGCTTACAGAGACGCCGGGAACCTATCACCATAGTGTCATGGTCGGCAACCTGTCCGAGGCTGCTGCTGAAGCGATTGGAGCGGACGGCCTGCTGTGCCGGGTCGGCTCATACTATCATGATATCGGCAAGACGAAACGGCCGTTCTACTTCATAGAGAACCAGAACAATATGGAGAATCCGCATGACTCAATCGAACCGAAGCTGAGCAAATCCATCATAGTGGCGCATGCCCGGGACGGGGTGGAGATGCAGAAGGAATACAAGCTGCCAAAGCCGATCCGTGATATTGCCGAGCAGCATCATGGCACGACCTTCCTGCATTATTTTTATCATAAAGCACTGAAGATCGCTGAGGAAAAAGGCGTGGAGCCTGATTTCACCGAAGAGGATTTCCGTTATCCCGGACCGAAGGCGCAGTCGAAGGAATCCGCCGTTGTCGGCATCGCCGACAGTGTGGAAGCGGCTGTGCGCTCACTCCGCAAGCCTACCGTTGTGCAGGTAGAGACGATGATCGAGAAGATTATCAAGAGCCGGCTGGATGACCATCAGTTCGATGAATGCGACCTGACGATCAAGGAGCTGGACATTATAGCGCGGACACTGAAAGAAACAGTAATGGGCATATTCCATTCGCGGATCGAATACCCCGAGGATGTGCGCAAGCCCAAAAAAGAGGAAGGAGCCGGTAAAAATGAGCCTGAGCGTCGTGTGGAACAATGAACAGGAAGAGCATGAAATTAATAATGAGCTGATCGTACTGCTGGAGAGTATTCTGCAGAAGGCAGGCGAAGTGGAAGGATTGGATGAAGGCGAAGTGGATCTTACCTTTGTCGATAATGAACGTATACATGAGCTGAATCTGGAGTACCGGGGCATCGACCGTCCGACAGATGTACTGTCTTTCGCGATGAACGAGACCGGGGAAGATGAGCTTGAGATCATATATGCAGTTTCAGAAGATGAGGATGAAGATCAAGACGAAGTCCCCAATGTGCTGGGAGATATCATTATCTCTGTAAC encodes:
- the ybeY gene encoding rRNA maturation RNase YbeY; protein product: MSLSVVWNNEQEEHEINNELIVLLESILQKAGEVEGLDEGEVDLTFVDNERIHELNLEYRGIDRPTDVLSFAMNETGEDELEIIYAVSEDEDEDQDEVPNVLGDIIISVTRAQEQALEYGHSLERELGFLFVHGFLHLLGYDHQDAESEAEMMAKQEHVLAQVGLTR
- a CDS encoding HDIG domain-containing metalloprotein is translated as MASKQPAKLSGFVYSTGGWKYSAVSRYALFLLLGLVFYFSLSSDLLPKKYDIKEGTRSAKEITAPKQIPDTNAKLKAQEIAAENVTNRYTIIPMRTENLVTMLLDRIDRLNQDDTISQSEKTEIYREVIPERTNDFILNFVAVSSKAGTYSEHLLDEMQSVIKDQAYVIPEEIYIKIPRLTSQDIIEMKPVAREIVIKLMNDQIVDAQTARAKVAEQVSISSLNQRTAREVVQELVRLVITANKFYDEEATKEAKVLARQNTPDVFIEQGDVLVAKNQEITPELYKLLDENGLLSKEVNYWPQFGLLLLSALLSFGLMTFIRYNGGASGFKYNNSQLLMLVLVFVITIITMKLAAFLQTDVRTYIGYLAPVAIGAMLISMLLDMTLAYFCSILFSILASIILNVQQNTVFDFTFGYFALVVSYVAIFATHRAGQRGTLLKGGIMVSLFGCLTVAILTMLGGGVWNETNTLYALGFSFAGGLLTAVLVIGLMPFFEATFGILSALKLVELSNPNHPLLRKLLTETPGTYHHSVMVGNLSEAAAEAIGADGLLCRVGSYYHDIGKTKRPFYFIENQNNMENPHDSIEPKLSKSIIVAHARDGVEMQKEYKLPKPIRDIAEQHHGTTFLHYFYHKALKIAEEKGVEPDFTEEDFRYPGPKAQSKESAVVGIADSVEAAVRSLRKPTVVQVETMIEKIIKSRLDDHQFDECDLTIKELDIIARTLKETVMGIFHSRIEYPEDVRKPKKEEGAGKNEPERRVEQ